The Brassica rapa cultivar Chiifu-401-42 chromosome A10, CAAS_Brap_v3.01, whole genome shotgun sequence genome segment taaaaaaagctTATGTGAGTTGacatttcaattttaaaagtaGCAATTCCGTTTAATTTATCGTATGAAACGTGTCATTTACGATATGAGAAATGTTCTACGAAATCTACTGgttgatagatagatagatgtaTATAGTCTTGCATTTAAAATTATTGTGAGCAGTGGCTCGCTCTCTGATGTTATCTACTAGTAAGATCAAATATCTTTCGTTGTCTGTCACCTTCCTTCTTtttctcagaaaaaaaaatacattttaaagtAGAGTAATACATATCACAATTGAGTAGGAAAATGGTTGGAAACATCTTCGCAATTAGTTCGTTATCAAGGGACGAAAATATAATCATGtgtctacatatatataaatatatttaataattgtgCCCTTTGTGTCTTATCGTGTCTTGTTTTGGAAAAGAGAGAAATCGTCTCTAATAGAGAAGATCCAGAGGAGAGTAGAAAGAATAACCATGGCAGAGGCTTTGATTGAAGATCCTGTTTATGTTGCAGTAAACAAAGATGTTGGTGAAAGCAGATCGACTCTCACATGGGCACTGAGACATCTCCAATTCAAAAAGCTTTACCTTCTTCATGTTCATCTTCCCATTTCCATGAACCCTACCTgtaataactttttttctttttgattggTGATATTAGTAATTTTCTCTGCCGATTCTTGATCATAGGATGTAAATGGTTTGTGTCTTTGTTAGTGTTTACTTGTGGGTGATGCCGTGTTCTTATATCATATCTGATTGTAGCGGAAGACCAATCTTTACTTTCTTTAACCAACTTATTCCGACCGTCTTTAAGTTTCCCTTTTTTTGTTGTCTGGGGAATTGCAGCAAGTGGGCTAGAACAAAGCGAGATCGATGCAATCCAGGTGTCGGAATTGACAAGTACATATGAGAGCCTTCTCAAGTACCATGATATCTGCCTTCATGAAGGAGTTAGTGCTCTTCCCAACTCATGGATTCATTATTAGTGTGTTTCACAAAAATATAGAcatgttttaaaacaacaattatGATCATTGAATTGCTTATGTTGCAGATTATCGAGCAAGATGTGGAAATATTCTGTGATGTGGGAGATAACGTTGAGGAGGGGATTGTGAACCTCATCTATGAAAACAATATCAAGAAGCTTATTATAGGAGCAGCTGCTGATTCCCGCTACTCCGAGTAAGGATAGTATTTAGACTCGTTTATGTGTCTCCACATTGATAATTTCTCTATTGTACGATAATCTGCGTAATGAGTAAATAAGAAAATGCTCTCACTCTGGTCATATGATGCAGGGGAATGGTTAATATCACATCTAGAAAAGCCAAGTATGTGAGTAGCCACGCGCCTCATTGCTGTAAAATATGGCTTGTTTGTAATGGAAACCTCATCCAAACGAGGTAAGTTAGGAGGAGGATTTTTACTTCTGCGTGTTTTTGAGTAATTGTAAAGTTTAACTGGGTATATTTTTGTTGTATGTTTCAATAGGGAGGGACGGTTCGATCTTGAGGGTTCATCGCACTCCTCCTCTGAATCCTTAGCCAGCCTTCATGACCTTGattctgctctgataccatacgAGGACGTAGTAAGAGCTGAACCTGACAGCGAGTCACATGCCCTGTCTTCTTCACCTGAAGACCAATCAGTACGTAAAATCCAATTTAGTCAGCACCTAGAACTTTTCATTCAAGTGGTTGAGTGTTTTCTTAATTGGAAAAACCTTGTGATTCGCTTAAAAGTCTTAAAACCTATGGAGAAGGAATGATAAAATGTGATATATTGTAAATTCAAGGATCCGACACATCTTCTTGTTAGTCAAATTTGTCTCATTTCTTGCAACTGCTACTGTAGAACATAACACATGCATGTCTTTAAACGCGATTTTTAATGTCAAGTTTTCCATATGAGACTCATGTGGTGGTGTTTTTATATCTTCCAATGTAGAAGAATCTCATTTGTTCAGTTGATATGGTTTCTAAACAGGCTAGAGGGTCTGCGGCGACGTACTACGAGGAGCAGAGACGGAGACTAGAAATCGAGGAACTAAAGAGAGAACTGGAGCAACATGATAAGATGAATCGTGAAAGAGAGGAAGCACTCTCAAGTTCTTTTGGTGTCACTCAGATGCTGTACAGTGAAGAAGTACGTCGCAGGAGAGAAGCGGAGGAGGAGCTGAACAGAGCGAGAGCAGAAATCAAAGACATGAAGAGGGTCCAAAAGGAACTCGAAGAACAGCTTTATATTGATTGCCCCCGTCGGTTAGATATGGCCGAGAAAGAGCGAGACGAAGCTATCAAAAAAACTGAAGAGCTTTTGAGAAATCTATACATGGAGAAGGGTGAGTCATCATCAGATTCGCCTTCATCCGCGTCGCAGTGGTCTGTTTCCAACGAGCCTCCCCCATATTTCATCTGTCCCATTTCAAAGGTTAGGACTCGAACCTCTATCtagaaaaacatgtttttgttgGGATCTTGACTTGGCTTCTGCTCAATATCTCAGCTATAGTGTACTAAGCTGACACATACGCTACACTATACATGTCCAAAAGTAACTTCccatttttgatatttgttttgctcTTATTTAATTCATTGCCAATTGCTCGTGAATGTAGGAGATTATGCAGAATCCCCATGTTGCAGCTGATGGTTACACTTATGAAGCAAATGAGTTCAAAATCTGGCTCAGTCATGGAGGTGAAAAATCGCCGATGACAAACCTGAGGCTTGAGAATCACAACCTCACACCAAATCTTGCTCTTCGTTCTGCTATTAACGAGTGGTTGCAACAGCACCCTTATTTCTTTGATTTGccttaaagatatatatacatatatattatgttgattgtgttgtgattcagTAGTGAATGGAACgtttaaaatctaagaaaaaattGTCTCTTTTCACTGGGAAAAGTCttggagattttttttgtttttgtttcagtaGTTGTTATGCATTGACTTGTGTTTTAAATACCACCTGTAGACTTTACTGTGTCCACCTTAGGAAAACTGAAACGGTCAACAAAAAGAATGTTGAGGGTCACCACTAACCATTGTTGGTCTCTTTCTGTCAGatgcttctttgtttttttccaCCTTACAGGTGAAAAGAAGACATAACACAAAGACAAAGGTAAAGGACATCAATGGCGGAACTCATGGCCATGGGAGATGATGTTGTCCATGTTGCTGTGAAGAACGATGTCAAAGAGAGCAGATCAACTCTGGTTTGGGCTTTGAGGAACCTTGGTGCCAAGAAAGTCTGCATCCTCCATGTTTATCAGCCAAAAACTGCTTCTCCTGCTGGTGATTTTCGTTATCTTCTTTGGTTCCCATTTTCGATGCTTCATATGTAATTGCGTATTTACTGTTGATGTATTTCAGCACGTAAGCTTGAAGAACTGGAGGCTATCATGTACGAGACATTACATGATTATTTTGACATCTGTCAACAAGAAGGGGTATTTTTCTGTTCCGTTGCCTTCTTATATTATTAAAGTCCTTCTCTTCTTGCTCTGAAGGAAATTGTTGTGTTCCTCCTGATTCTTGTTCTCCGATCGCAGGTGAATGAGGACGACATTTACATATCGTGTATAGAGATGAACGATGTGAAGCAGGGGATATTAGAACTCATCCATGAAAGCAAAATCAAGAAGCTCGTTATGGGAGCTGCATCAGACCATCATTATTCAGAGTACTTATTGgaaatctattatattttaaaatctcttAAATTCACTCGTGTTGACTGAACAGGAAAAAATTACAGGAAGATGTTCGATCTCAAGTCCAGAAAGGCCAAGTACGTATACCAACACGCGCCTAGCTCCTGCGAAGTTACGTTTATGTGCAATGGACATCTCATCTACACAAAGTGAGTTTTGAAACCTCTCTTTGCTTATGTTCTATCTTTGAAGAAATCGCCTTATTGTTTATGTATATTAAATACTCAGGGAAGCCAATCTTGAAGACCGTGTGGATGAAACAGAAGCCGAAGCTGGACAATGGAAACCGAAGCTCTATTCATCTGCTTCACCAAAATGCTCGGCAGAATTGGTCTCTGCAATTGTAGCTTACATTGACACAAGGAGAGACAGGGACATGTTAGAGCCAACTTCATCAGAGGATCAATCTGTAGGTTCTAAATATTGTTGGTTGTATTGTGAATTAAGCCAATATATATCTCGTGCTTTCTTCTGTGTCTGTTACTAAATGACTGAAAGCTTTATCTGTCCTTTTGCAGGAAAGCGACAGGAATGATCAACTGTATAGACAACTTAAGCAAGCACTTATTGAAGTTGAGGAATCGAAAAGAGAAGCGTACGAAGAATGTGTCAGGCGGTTTAAAGCTGAAAATACAGCCGTTGAGGCCATCCGCAAAGTAAAATACCATAATTTAAAGACATGGAGaatgttcttcttcttttttcttgctTAGAATTGTTTCATTTTACTTGAAAGGCAAGAGAGTATGAAGCAATGTTCAATGAGGAAACGAGGCTAAGGAAAGAAGGTAAAGAGGCATtggcaaaacaaaagaaaatggtGGAGAAGACTAAACAAGAGAGGGACGACGCGCTTATCATCATTCTTAACGGAAGAAAGCTATACAGTGAGGAAGTGAGACGCAGAGTTGAAGCTGAAGAGATGTTGGggaaggagaaagaagaacacgAGAGAACGAAGAAGGAGCTGGAAGAAGTGCGGGTCATTGTTCAGGACGGTACTGTCAGAAACAGAAAGGAATATGTTATTTGTTAAGACGAGTGATTTTGAATAATCTATTGATATTGGAAAATAGGGATGAAGCTGTACAACGAGCAACTGAGACAGAGGAAAGAGATGGAGGAATCTGTGAAGAGACAAGAGGAAGAGCTTGAGAAGACAaagaaggagaaggaagaagCCTGCTTGATAAGCAAG includes the following:
- the LOC103844669 gene encoding U-box domain-containing protein 56 isoform X1, translated to MLLTLDLAPLPPNCQPNRPPANLPAHEIRRNVAGIDRREKSSLIEKIQRRVERITMAEALIEDPVYVAVNKDVGESRSTLTWALRHLQFKKLYLLHVHLPISMNPTSSGLEQSEIDAIQVSELTSTYESLLKYHDICLHEGIIEQDVEIFCDVGDNVEEGIVNLIYENNIKKLIIGAAADSRYSEGMVNITSRKAKYVSSHAPHCCKIWLVCNGNLIQTREGRFDLEGSSHSSSESLASLHDLDSALIPYEDVVRAEPDSESHALSSSPEDQSARGSAATYYEEQRRRLEIEELKRELEQHDKMNREREEALSSSFGVTQMLYSEEVRRRREAEEELNRARAEIKDMKRVQKELEEQLYIDCPRRLDMAEKERDEAIKKTEELLRNLYMEKGESSSDSPSSASQWSVSNEPPPYFICPISKEIMQNPHVAADGYTYEANEFKIWLSHGGEKSPMTNLRLENHNLTPNLALRSAINEWLQQHPYFFDLP
- the LOC103844669 gene encoding U-box domain-containing protein 56 isoform X2, with protein sequence MNPTSSGLEQSEIDAIQVSELTSTYESLLKYHDICLHEGIIEQDVEIFCDVGDNVEEGIVNLIYENNIKKLIIGAAADSRYSEGMVNITSRKAKYVSSHAPHCCKIWLVCNGNLIQTREGRFDLEGSSHSSSESLASLHDLDSALIPYEDVVRAEPDSESHALSSSPEDQSARGSAATYYEEQRRRLEIEELKRELEQHDKMNREREEALSSSFGVTQMLYSEEVRRRREAEEELNRARAEIKDMKRVQKELEEQLYIDCPRRLDMAEKERDEAIKKTEELLRNLYMEKGESSSDSPSSASQWSVSNEPPPYFICPISKEIMQNPHVAADGYTYEANEFKIWLSHGGEKSPMTNLRLENHNLTPNLALRSAINEWLQQHPYFFDLP
- the LOC103844669 gene encoding U-box domain-containing protein 56 isoform X3, whose translation is MRAFSSTMISAFMKELIIEQDVEIFCDVGDNVEEGIVNLIYENNIKKLIIGAAADSRYSEGMVNITSRKAKYVSSHAPHCCKIWLVCNGNLIQTREGRFDLEGSSHSSSESLASLHDLDSALIPYEDVVRAEPDSESHALSSSPEDQSARGSAATYYEEQRRRLEIEELKRELEQHDKMNREREEALSSSFGVTQMLYSEEVRRRREAEEELNRARAEIKDMKRVQKELEEQLYIDCPRRLDMAEKERDEAIKKTEELLRNLYMEKGESSSDSPSSASQWSVSNEPPPYFICPISKEIMQNPHVAADGYTYEANEFKIWLSHGGEKSPMTNLRLENHNLTPNLALRSAINEWLQQHPYFFDLP
- the LOC103844669 gene encoding U-box domain-containing protein 56 isoform X4, which translates into the protein MVNITSRKAKYVSSHAPHCCKIWLVCNGNLIQTREGRFDLEGSSHSSSESLASLHDLDSALIPYEDVVRAEPDSESHALSSSPEDQSARGSAATYYEEQRRRLEIEELKRELEQHDKMNREREEALSSSFGVTQMLYSEEVRRRREAEEELNRARAEIKDMKRVQKELEEQLYIDCPRRLDMAEKERDEAIKKTEELLRNLYMEKGESSSDSPSSASQWSVSNEPPPYFICPISKEIMQNPHVAADGYTYEANEFKIWLSHGGEKSPMTNLRLENHNLTPNLALRSAINEWLQQHPYFFDLP
- the LOC103844668 gene encoding putative U-box domain-containing protein 55, which codes for MAELMAMGDDVVHVAVKNDVKESRSTLVWALRNLGAKKVCILHVYQPKTASPAARKLEELEAIMYETLHDYFDICQQEGVNEDDIYISCIEMNDVKQGILELIHESKIKKLVMGAASDHHYSEKMFDLKSRKAKYVYQHAPSSCEVTFMCNGHLIYTKEANLEDRVDETEAEAGQWKPKLYSSASPKCSAELVSAIVAYIDTRRDRDMLEPTSSEDQSESDRNDQLYRQLKQALIEVEESKREAYEECVRRFKAENTAVEAIRKAREYEAMFNEETRLRKEGKEALAKQKKMVEKTKQERDDALIIILNGRKLYSEEVRRRVEAEEMLGKEKEEHERTKKELEEVRVIVQDGMKLYNEQLRQRKEMEESVKRQEEELEKTKKEKEEACLISKNLMQLYEDEVRQRKETEELVKRRREEVEKVRKEKEEACSVGQNFMRLYEEEARRRKGTEEELSKVAAEKDAASSVCSDILLLLQSYTRRHGIPSGFSDEDSLTRQPPSYFICPISQEVMREPRVAADGFTYEAEALKEWLDNGHETSPMTNLKLTHNNLVPNHALRSAIQEWLQRNS